A region of Pseudomonas marginalis DNA encodes the following proteins:
- the pilH gene encoding twitching motility response regulator PilH — protein sequence MARVLIVDDSPTEMYKLTGMLEKHGHQVLKAENGADGVALARQEKPDAVLMDIVMPGLNGFQATRQLSKEPETNGIPIIIITTKDQETDKIWGARQGAKDYLTKPVDEETLIATLNKVLAG from the coding sequence ATGGCACGTGTTCTGATCGTCGACGATTCGCCGACCGAAATGTACAAACTGACCGGCATGCTGGAAAAGCACGGCCACCAGGTCCTCAAGGCCGAGAACGGCGCCGACGGCGTGGCCCTGGCCCGCCAGGAAAAGCCTGACGCCGTGCTGATGGACATCGTGATGCCGGGCCTCAATGGCTTCCAGGCCACCCGCCAGCTGTCCAAGGAGCCGGAAACCAACGGCATCCCGATCATCATCATTACCACCAAGGATCAGGAGACCGACAAGATCTGGGGCGCACGCCAGGGTGCCAAGGATTACCTGACCAAGCCTGTGGACGAGGAAACCCTGATCGCCACCCTGAACAAGGTGCTGGCCGGCTGA
- a CDS encoding chemotaxis protein CheW has protein sequence MTESQTAFELLLDIDRRCRLLAADLPSQETRLQRWSGIGFRLGQHWYVAPMGEVAEVLHEPRCTLMPGVKAWVRGVANLRGRLLPVMDLGGFLGLELSKARKQRRVLVVEYNDLFVGLLVDEVVGMQHFAQDALLASPSPGAPFIQGQFDGEPLWQVFSPFALAQAPGFMDVAA, from the coding sequence ATGACCGAGTCGCAAACCGCCTTCGAGTTGTTGCTGGACATCGACCGCCGCTGCCGCCTGCTGGCCGCCGACCTGCCATCCCAGGAAACCCGCCTGCAACGCTGGAGCGGGATTGGCTTTCGCCTGGGGCAGCATTGGTATGTCGCGCCCATGGGCGAAGTCGCCGAAGTCCTGCATGAGCCGCGTTGCACTTTAATGCCCGGGGTCAAGGCCTGGGTCAGGGGTGTTGCTAACCTGCGCGGGCGTTTGCTGCCGGTGATGGACCTCGGCGGCTTCCTTGGCCTTGAGCTGTCCAAGGCGCGCAAGCAACGGCGGGTGCTGGTGGTGGAATACAACGATCTGTTTGTCGGGCTGTTGGTAGACGAGGTGGTGGGGATGCAGCATTTTGCACAAGACGCCTTGCTGGCGAGCCCCAGCCCCGGCGCGCCATTTATCCAGGGCCAATTCGACGGCGAGCCGCTGTGGCAGGTCTTCAGCCCCTTCGCCCTGGCCCAGGCCCCTGGCTTCATGGATGTCGCCGCATGA
- a CDS encoding methyl-accepting chemotaxis protein, producing MTTATTPKPQAGSRSRSQIIVLFIALIVFIMLLFANFAYLNTQSTYDKQYIGHAGELRVLSQRIAKNATEAAAGKAAAFKLLGDARNDFAQRWGYLKKGDPETGLPAAPSAVRAEMRAVQTDWEALLKNTDAILASEQTVLSLHQVAATLAETVPQLQMESEKVVDILLQRGAPASQVALAQRQSLLAERILGAVNTVLAGDETAVQAADTFGRDANRFGQVLNGMLNGNPGLRITQVEDRDARARLAEIAELFEFVSGSVDEILETSPQLFQVRASASNIFNLSQTLLDEASHLATGFENLASGRSFDTIGGYVLGLLALASIILIGLVMVRETNRQLHETAEKNERNQNAIMRLLDEIEDLADGDLTVTASVTEDFTGTIADSINYSVDQLRDLVATINLTAGQVAGAVQETQATAMHLAQASEHQAQQIAEASTAINQMAQSIDQVSANAAESSAVAERSVEIANKGNEVVHNTIHGMDNIREQIQDTAKRIKRLGESSQEIGDIVSLIDDIADQTNILALNAAIQASMAGDAGRGFAVVADEVQRLAERSSAATRQIETLVRAIQADTNEAVISMEQTTTEVVRGARLAQDAGVALEEIEGVSKTLAALIQSISNAAQQQTSSAGQISLTMNVIQQITTQTSSGSTATAESIGNLAKMASQLRRSVSGFTLPAAKQADD from the coding sequence ATGACCACCGCTACTACGCCCAAACCCCAGGCCGGCTCGCGCAGCCGTTCACAGATCATCGTGCTGTTTATCGCGCTGATCGTATTCATCATGCTGCTGTTCGCCAACTTTGCTTACCTCAACACCCAGTCCACCTACGACAAGCAGTACATCGGCCACGCCGGTGAACTGCGCGTGCTGTCTCAACGCATCGCCAAGAACGCTACCGAGGCCGCCGCCGGCAAGGCCGCCGCATTCAAGCTGTTGGGCGACGCGCGCAACGATTTTGCCCAGCGCTGGGGTTACCTGAAAAAAGGCGACCCGGAAACCGGCCTGCCCGCTGCGCCCAGTGCGGTCCGCGCCGAAATGCGCGCGGTGCAGACGGACTGGGAAGCGCTGTTGAAAAACACCGACGCGATCCTCGCCAGCGAACAGACCGTGCTGTCCCTGCACCAAGTGGCCGCGACCCTCGCCGAAACCGTACCGCAATTGCAGATGGAGTCGGAAAAGGTCGTCGACATCCTGCTGCAACGCGGCGCGCCGGCCAGCCAGGTGGCCTTGGCCCAGCGCCAGTCGCTGCTGGCCGAACGTATCCTGGGCGCGGTCAACACGGTGCTGGCCGGTGACGAAACCGCCGTCCAGGCCGCCGACACCTTTGGCCGCGACGCCAATCGCTTCGGGCAGGTGCTCAATGGCATGCTCAACGGCAACCCCGGGCTGCGCATCACTCAGGTAGAAGACCGCGATGCCCGCGCGCGGCTGGCGGAAATCGCCGAGTTGTTCGAGTTTGTCTCCGGCTCCGTGGATGAAATCCTCGAAACCTCGCCGCAGCTGTTCCAGGTCCGCGCCTCGGCGAGCAATATTTTCAACCTGTCGCAAACCCTGCTCGATGAAGCCTCGCACCTGGCCACCGGTTTTGAAAACCTCGCCAGCGGACGCAGCTTCGACACCATCGGCGGCTATGTGCTGGGCCTGTTGGCGCTGGCCTCGATCATCCTGATCGGCCTGGTGATGGTGCGCGAAACCAACCGCCAACTGCACGAGACCGCCGAGAAGAACGAGCGCAACCAGAACGCGATCATGCGCCTGCTCGATGAAATCGAAGACCTGGCCGACGGCGACCTCACTGTGACCGCCTCGGTGACTGAAGACTTCACCGGCACCATCGCCGACTCCATCAACTATTCCGTGGACCAGCTGCGCGACCTGGTGGCCACCATCAACCTCACCGCCGGGCAAGTGGCGGGTGCCGTGCAAGAGACCCAGGCCACCGCCATGCACCTGGCCCAGGCCTCCGAGCATCAGGCCCAGCAGATCGCCGAAGCCTCCACCGCGATCAACCAGATGGCCCAGTCCATCGACCAGGTGTCGGCCAACGCCGCCGAATCATCGGCGGTGGCGGAACGTTCGGTGGAAATCGCCAACAAAGGCAACGAGGTGGTGCACAACACCATCCACGGCATGGACAACATCCGCGAACAGATCCAGGACACCGCCAAGCGCATCAAGCGCCTGGGCGAGTCGTCCCAGGAGATTGGCGACATCGTCAGCCTGATCGACGACATTGCCGACCAGACCAACATCCTCGCCCTCAACGCCGCGATCCAGGCGAGCATGGCCGGGGATGCCGGGCGCGGCTTTGCGGTGGTGGCCGATGAAGTGCAACGGCTGGCCGAGCGTTCGTCGGCGGCCACCCGGCAGATTGAAACCCTGGTGCGCGCGATCCAGGCCGACACCAACGAAGCCGTCATTTCCATGGAACAGACCACCACCGAAGTGGTGCGCGGTGCACGGCTGGCCCAGGACGCCGGGGTGGCGCTGGAAGAGATCGAAGGCGTATCGAAAACCCTGGCCGCGCTGATCCAGAGCATCTCCAACGCGGCGCAGCAACAGACCTCATCGGCGGGACAGATCTCCCTGACCATGAACGTGATCCAGCAGATCACCACGCAGACGTCATCGGGCTCCACCGCTACCGCCGAAAGCATCGGCAACTTAGCGAAGATGGCCAGCCAGTTGCGCAGGTCGGTGTCGGGTTTCACCCTGCCAGCGGCCAAACAGGCTGATGATTGA